One Poecile atricapillus isolate bPoeAtr1 chromosome 32, bPoeAtr1.hap1, whole genome shotgun sequence DNA window includes the following coding sequences:
- the LOC131590134 gene encoding uncharacterized PE-PGRS family protein PE_PGRS54-like: MNNTQGPQCQQCRPLFVGSALGGGSCLTCRSFCRNRAQVCLSRAQLEQHRGDPRRYPLEPHLIHTWVSEGPSEAEAVCVNCQNNSVGDRCDTCRAGFFMLDGTCTRCQCNGHADTCNELDGTGCPCQNNTESGACPDRRDCYRHQCSRCRDSFQGHPVGGQQCYRLLAVEQEYCLDPSSQSHCFPPPQRRPLPPGRSVPFAVQPKFTNVDIRVTLDVTFGVVDLFVATSYDTFAVEVEPGTGRHRVRLQAPGGAAGTAGDGGGISGGFVDSFGNGGGISGGFVDSFGNGGGISGGFVDSFGNGGGISGGFVDSFGNGGGTSGTGGGISGGFVDSFGNGGGISGGFVDSFGNGGGTSGTGGGTSGTGGGISGTFVDSFGTGGGTSGTGGDISGGLVDSFGTGAETFRTSGGTSGTSGGTSGTGGGISGGFVDSFGNGGGTSGTGGGISGGFVDSFGMGGGTSGTGGGISGGFVDSFGTGGGSLGTGGGITGTFGDTSGTGAETFRTSGGTSGTSGGTSGTSGDTLGTFGDTSGTGGGTSGTGGGISGTFRDTLGTGGGTLGTSWAGATGPTGPTGFTGDPRAPGAAPGGQTGQTGGQGGPRADFSGQTGFSSQTGQTGGPGGPRGDFSGQTGHTGHTGQADDPRSFGGPRAHFSSQTGFSGQTGHTGFSSQTGQTGGPGGPRADFSGQTGFSGQTGQGGDPRSFGGPRTGFSGQTGHTGFSSQTGHTGGPGGPRADFSGQTSFSGQTGHAGFSSQTGGPRADFSGQTGFSGQTGQAGFSSQTGQTGGPGGPRADFSGQTGHTGQADDPRSFGGPRADFSGQTGFSGQTGQGGDPRSFGGPRADFSGQTAFSGQTGHTGSPNPSSPSPPRLLEERAQGLVTYLTVGHPVPALVVRGVRDRLVLTYPHSSHPLKSTRFYLLVLGGPEPSQGLLFFRQDQAHIDLFVFFSVFFSCFFLFLALCVLLWKAKQGLDARHERRRHRQEMSKMAARPFARVTVCFQPCPHLGYQARQFGYHESGHWGCGYQNMGGGYQRPPKFSFGPSKSSFGPPKSSFGPPKFSFGRQKSPF, translated from the exons GTGTCAGTGTAACGGACACGCCGACACCTGTAACGAGCTGGACGGAACCGGCTGCCCCTGCCAGAACAACACCGAGAGCGGAGCCTGTCCCGACAGGAGAGACTGCTACAGGCACCAG tgttCCCGTTGCCGTGACTCGTTCCAGGGCCACCCGGTTGGTGGCCAGCAGTGTTACCGCCTGCTGGCCGTGGAGCAGGAGTACTGCCTGGACCCCTCCTCACAAAGCCACtgcttccccccaccccagcgCCGGCCGCTGCCCCCCGGCCGCTCGGTGCCCTTCGCCGTCCAGCCCAAGTTCACCAACGTGGACATCCGCGTCACGCTGGACGTCACCTTCGGCGTGGTGGACCTCTTCGTGGCCACCTCCTACGACACCTTCGCCGTGGAGGTGGAGCCGGGGACGGGGAGGCACCGGGTCAGGCTGCAGGCGCCGGGGGGAGCGGCGGGGACGGCGGGGGACGGTGGTGGCATCTCGGGGGGGTTCGTGGATAGCTTTGGGAATGGTGGTGGCATCTCGGGGGGGTTCGTGGATAGCTTTGGGAATGGTGGTGGCATCTCAGGGGGGTTCGTGGATAGCTTTGGGAATGGTGGTGGCATCTCGGGGGGGTTCGTGGATAGCTTTGGGAATGGTGGTGGCACCTCAGGAACCGGTGGTGGCATCTCGGGGGGGTTCGTGGATAGCTTTGGGAATGGTGGTGGCATCTCGGGGGGGTTCGTGGATAGCTTTGGGAATGGTGGTGGCACCTCAGGAACCGGTGGTGGCACCTCAGGAACTGGTGGTGGCATCTCAGGAACCTTCGTGGATAGCTTTGGGACAGGTGGTGGCACCTCAGGAACTGGTGGTGACATCTCGGGGGGGTTGGTGGATAGCTTTGGGACAGGAGCTGAGACCTTCAGGACCAGTGGTGGCACCTCGGGGACCAGTGGTGGCACCTCAGGAACCGGTGGTGGCATCTCGGGGGGGTTTGTGGATAGCTTTGGGAATGGTGGTGGCACCTCAGGAACTGGTGGTGGCATCTCGGGGGGGTTCGTGGATAGCTTTGGGATGGGTGGTGGCACCTCAGGAACCGGTGGTGGCATCTCGGGGGGGTTCGTGGATAGCTTTGGGACAGGTGGTGGCAGTTTGGGGACAGGTGGTGGCATCACGGGGACCTtcggggacacctcggggaccGGAGCTGAGACCTTCAGGACCAGTGGTGGCACCTCGGGGACCAGTGGTGGCACCTCGGGGacctctggggacaccttggggacctttggggacacctcagggaccGGTGGTGGCACCTCAGGGACCGGTGGTGGCATCTCGGGGACCTtcagggacaccttggggaccggtggtggcaccttggggacCTCATGGGCCGGTGCCACCGGTCCCACTGGTCCCACTGGTTTtactggggaccccagagctcctggagctgctcctggtggcCAAACTGGTCAAACTGGTGGCCAAGGAGGTCCCAGGGCTGATTTCAGTGGCCAAACTGGTTTCAGTAGCCAAACTGGTCAAACTGGTGGCCCTGGAGGTCCCAGGGGTGATTTCAGTGGCCAAACTGGTCACACTGGTCACACTGGTCAAGCTGATGACCCCAGAAGTTTTGGAGGCCCCAGAGCCCATTTCAGTAGCCAAACTGGTTTCAGTGGCCAAACTGGTCACACTGGCTTCAGTAGCCAAACTGGCCAAACTGGTGGCCCAGGAGGTCCCAGGGCTGATTTCAGTGGCCAAACTGGTTTCAGTGGCCAAACTGGTCAAGGTGGTGACCCCAGAAGTTTTGGAGGCCCCAGAACCGGTTTCAGTGGCCAAACTGGTCACACTGGTTTCAGTAGCCAAACTGGTCACACTGGTGGCCCAGGAGGTCCCAGGGCTGATTTCAGTGGCCAAACCAGTTTCAGTGGCCAAACTGGTCATGCTGGTTTCAGTAGCCAAACTGGAGGTCCCAGGGCTGATTTCAGTGGCCAAACCGGTTTCAGTGGCCAAACTGGTCAAGCTGGTTTCAGTAGCCAAACTGGCCAAACTGGTGGCCCTGGAGGTCCCAGGGCTGATTTCAGTGGCCAAACTGGTCACACTGGTCAAGCTGATGACCCCAGAAGTTTTGGAGGCCCCAGAGCCGATTTCAGTGGCCAAACCGGTTTCAGTGGCCAAACTGGTCAAGGTGGTGACCCCAGAAGTTTTGGAGGCCCCAGAGCCGATTTCAGTGGCCAAACCGCTTTCAGTGGCCAAACTGGTCATACTG GTAGCCCCAacccctcctccccttccccaccgCGTCTTTTGGAGGAACGAGCCCAAGGCTTGGTCACCTACCTGACCGTTGGCCACCCCGTGCCGGCTTTGGTGGTCCGGGGCGTCCGCGACCGCTTGGTCCTCACCTACCCTCACAGTAGCCACCCTTTGAAGTCCACCAGGTTCTACCTGCTGGTCCTTGGTGGCCCGGAACCTTCTCAGGGGCTTCTTTTTTTCCGTCAGGACCAAGCCCACATCGACCTCTTCGTCTTTTTCTCcgtctttttttcctgtttcttcctttttttggcTCTTTGCGTCCTGCTCTGGAAAGCCAAACAAGGCCTGGACGCTCGCCACGAGCGCCGGCGTCATCGCCAGGAGATGTCCAAGATGGCGGCCAGGCCCTTCGCCAGGGTCACCGTGTGTTTTCAGCCCTGCCCCCACCTGGGCTACCAAGCCCGGCAGTTTGGCTACCACGAGAGCGGGCATTGGGGGTGCGGCTATCAAAATATGGGGGGTGGCTACCAAA gaccccccaaattctccttcGGACCCTCAAAATCTTCATTTGGGCCACCAAAATCCTCCTTTGGGCCACCAAAATTCTCATTTGGACGCCAAAAATCTCCATtctga